AATATTAAATAAACAACAGCAACAGTTAACAAAAAAGCTTGAGAATATTAAAACAATAAAAGATTTGGAACGAATCAAATCACAATATGCAAAAGTAGAGGACAGTATGAAACACGAAATAAAAATTATAAAAAGTGTGGAACATCTAAAACCCAATAATACTAAAACAGGCAACTATCAGTCAATTTTTCTTTTAAAGGTTTATGATAAAAAATCCAATACAGTTAAAAACGATTCATTATTTATGTTTACAAATGAAAAAAAAGTAATCTTCACATCAACACAATTTATGGAGCAGTGTATTGCAAGGTTTAAAAGAAACTAAACCATCGAGTTGCTACCTTTTTTAGGATAGAAAGTTTATCCTCCTTATAACCTCGCTGCCGCAAGATTATACTGTGTGGAGAAGTAATAATAACAAAACCACTGCAATTATGTAGTGGTTTTGTTAAAAAAACGTTCTGTTTTTGTTTGTGAAAAGCCATATATTTATTTTGAAAACATTAAGTATATTTATCAGTATAAAGGCCAACTTGATAGACCAATAAAAGAAAAGCTTTTACGAAAACTGTGAACGCAGTTCAGTTAGAGTCACCTTTGCCAAAAACAGCGCAGGCGTTCCTGAAATTATTGACACCAACAATTACTATCCTTTTGGTTTAAATCATATCTCAGGGTCGTTTGGCATCTCCAACTTTGGAAGTTTCTACTCCTATAAATATAACGGTAAAGAACTTCAGGAAACAGGTATATATGATTACGGAGCAAGGATGATGATGCCTGACCTGGGAAGATGGGAGCAATGGATGCCATGTCTGAGAAATACAGCTCTTTGAGTCCTTACAGCTATGCTATCAATAACCCTGTTATGGTCATTGATCCGGATGGAAATGATGCAATGTTCGCTTCTGGAGAAGCAGCACAATTTGCTTTTAAAATGTATGTTGCAACGATGTCAACAGGAACAGGAACATCAGGAGGGAATATATTTACAGGATTGAATAATAACCCTAAAGAAAATCCACAACCAGGCTTTTGGGGAAACATAGGGAATTTCTTTAGTAATTTGTTTGGAGGGAATAAGGGGGCCGATATTTCAATTCTTTTAAGAGGTGCTGATATTTCTAGAACATTTCAGGTAGGAGAAGTAACTGAAATAACAGCAGAAGGCTTTTTTGCTAGAATGGGTGCAGCAGTCGCATCAACATCAGCTTTAACATTAGGAGCTGTTTTAACCCCTACAATGATGAAAGATCCTGCATATGATTGGACGAGAGACTTGGATATATCTTTATCAAAAGAAATTTCTAGAGGTGATAATAATAGAAATGGGATATTACTATATAGGGGTGTTTCATCTTTTGCACATACAGAAACACAAGCTATGATGTATAATGAGGCATCATTTGGAATTGCAATTCCAAATGGACTAAGACCAGGAAATAAAGCGCATTGGGATATGGATGATCATGCAATGAACGATAATTATTCTGTATGGACATCGTGGACCACTAATAAATCAACCGCCAGAGATTTTGCAACTGCTATGGGAAAAGCATCAGGAATCATTTTATCTAAACGTTTTAAAATTGGAGTTACTGCTATTCCTAATGTTTCAGAGACAGGAAAAAGAATGCAGGAAAGCGAATGGTTAATTTTTGGACCAGTAATAAGAGCTAATGTAGAACATATAAAGCCATAAAATGAAAACAGAAGAAGAAATTTTTAATTTAATAAAAAAAAGCATCAATTTACGGGGAGAATTTAACGATTATCATATAAGGTTGAGTAATGGGAGATTTGATAGGGAAAATATGATTGGGGTATATAGTATTAGAGAAGGGATAGCTATCAATCAAAAAAACTATAAACTTGCAGAGCAAATGCATCAATTACTTATTGGATTAAAAAATGATTCTGGAATTTTATTAAAGGGTGTAACTATTGATGGGAAAAATTATTCTGGGATGTATTATTTAAGTGAAAATTATGATAAAATTATTGGGTATTTAGATAATGAACTTGATGAAAAATGATAATGTAATTAGTCAGATTTTGCTTATTCCCTGCTGTTGCGAGCGTCTCGCTCGTACCTGATAAAATAACAACAACCCTTACTATTTGTAAGAGTTTATTGTTTTATGAGAATAAATGTACTAACTGCTATTATAATCTTGTTTGTACGAGCATAGAGGTATGTTACTTTAAAAGAAACTTCAGATTGGATAACAAAGAATAAAGATTTTCCAGTAGCATCAATTAAAGTTCCGAGTTACTCGAATTGAGCTCTTAGTATCTGTTGAGAATAATAGTATAGCAGCTTATCAAGGAGAAAAAATAGATCAGTTAAATTAAATATAGTACTAAATGCAAAATAAAATTATCCCCGCTCTGCGAAGTTTGTAACTTCGTACCAGATAATTGCTGGTACAGAGGTAAATTTCTTTGTTTTTGAACACTTCCCCTTTTTCAAACAGTTGATATCAATATAATAGTAAGGAACTAGAGGAAGCAGAGATGTATGATTACGGTGCAAGGATGATGATGCCTGATCTGGGAAGATGGGGAGCAATGGATGCCATGTCTGAGAAATACAGTTCCTGGAGTCCTTATAACTATGCTATTAATAATCCTGTGATGGTGATTGATCCGGATGGAAATGATATTCAACCATTATCCGAAGCACAACAGGCTTTTAAAAATTACGTAGCAACGATGTCAACAGGAACTGAAACATCAGGAGGGAATATTTTTACTGGGTTTAATTTTTCTGGTTTTGGAACAGATGATTGGATCAGAGGACTTGATGGAAAGTGGAGATATGATGCTAATATTACTACTTTAGAAAAGGCAATGCGAATGGCAGGTATTGATGGTTTTGCTAAAAATGGGACGGTTCTGGCTAATACAAAAATAGGACCTAATGGAGAAATTGGATATGTAAGACTAGGTGAGGGAGGAAAAGCCAGCTATGCAGAGCAATACGGAGCGATAGATGCATTGACAAGTGCAATGCCTACGTGGTTAGGTGGAACGTGGAGAACCTGGACCAATGTAACATTTTACAGTTTTTCCGCAGGATCAAATGATCCTGATAAAGAAACACTTAATAAATTAAAACCACAGGATAAAATTGATTTTAATAATATGTTTGAGTATATTTTAGGTGGGTACGGTAGAGCAACAAAACTTAATCTTCAAGATGGTGCTTTTCAATTTGGTCTTGACATACAGGGCATTGGAAATCCATTTGGGAAAAATAGTAGTTCGAATTCCATGACAGTTAAAGTTACGTCATTAGATTCTGCCAACTATACTGGTTTCACACGTGAAAAAGATACTACAATATTTTATAATCAGAATATTCAAGGTAGTTTTGATAAAGCATATAAACCGGTATTGGATTCATCCTATAATAGATCTATCAGAAATTTTAATAATCACGTTCCAAAACGTTACCATATTAAGTAGAAATGAAAAATATAATTAAAATATTCTCTATTTTTATAATTGTAAGTTGTAAAAAAGAGCAAAAACAACCTATATCAATAAAGACAGATTTAGACAATTTATTTAAAATAGATAATTATCAGAATGTTATTAAGAAAAAAATTAATGACTCTGTATTGATATTTGAGGGAAAAAATGAAAGATTTTCAATTAAAGGACAATATAATTTTGTAAATAATTATAAAACTGGTTGTTGGGAATCTTATGATAATATTAGTAAAGAAAAATATTTAAATGTAGAATTTTTCAAAGAA
This genomic window from Chryseobacterium sp. MEBOG06 contains:
- a CDS encoding enoyl-CoA hydratase, encoding MKTEEEIFNLIKKSINLRGEFNDYHIRLSNGRFDRENMIGVYSIREGIAINQKNYKLAEQMHQLLIGLKNDSGILLKGVTIDGKNYSGMYYLSENYDKIIGYLDNELDEK